Genomic segment of Xanthomonas sp. DAR 35659:
TGTCGTAGAGCACGCGCTCGGCGATGACGATGCGCCCGCTGTGCGGCCGCAGAACGCCGGCGATGGCATTGAGCACGCTGGTCTTGCCGGCGCCGGACGGGCCGACCAGCGCGATCACGCGCGCGGCCTCCTCGATCCGCAGGCGGCGCTGGAAGTGGCCGCGGCGCACGTCGATGTCGATGCTCAGCATCGGCGCGTCCCCGGCTTCGACGCGCTTGGCGGCGCATGCGAGGACACCGAGCGAAACCGGCTCATGCGTCGGCCTCCGGCGCGCGCTGGCGCCGCACCAGCCATTCCGACAGCAGCAGCGCGGCCAGCGAGATCGCCAGCGCCACCGCCGCCAGCCGCCAGATGCCGGCTTCGCCGCCGGGCACTTGCAGCAGGCTGTAGATCGCCGACGACAGGGTCTGGGTTTCCCCGGGAATGTTGGAGACGAAGGTGATGGTGGCGCCGAACTCGCCCAGCGCCTTGGCGAAGGCCAGCGCGGTGCCGGCGACCAGGCCGGGCCAGGCCAGCGGCAGAGTGATGGTGAAGAACACCCGCCAGGGCGCGGCGCCCAACGTGGCCGCGGCCGCCTCCAGGCGCCGGTCGGTGGATTCGAGCGACAGGCGGATCGCGCGCACCATCAGCGGAAACCCCATCACCGCGCTCGCCAGCGCCGCGCCGGTCCAGCGGAAGGCGACCTGCACGCCCAGGTGCTCGAGCAGCCAGGCGCCGACCGGCCCCCGCGTGCCGAGCACGATCAGCAGCGCATAGCCGGTGACGATCGGCGGCATCACCAGCGGCAGGTGCAGCAGCGCATCCAGCAGCGATTTGCCGGGGAACCGGCGCCGCGCCAGCAGCCAGCCGCAGGCCACGCCGAACGGCAGGCTGCCCAGTGCCGCGACCAGCGCGACCTTGACGCTGAGCGCGATCGCGGTCAGTTCCTGCGGGGTGAATGCGAACAACGGCGAAGCTCAGTGCACGAGCGAGAAACCACGGCGCTGGAAGATCGCCTGGGCCGGCGGCGTCCCCAGCCAGCGCACGAAGTCGGCCGCCGCCGGCTGCTTGCTCGCGCGCAGCGTCGCCACCGGATACACGATCGGTGCATGGCTGTCGGCGGGGAACACCGCCACCACCCGCACCTTCGGCTCGGCCTTGGCGTCGGAGCCGTAGACGATGCCCAGCGGCGTCTCGCCGCGCGCCACCAGCATCAGCGCGCTGCGCACGCTCTCCGATTCGGCCAGGCGCGCCTGCACGCCGTCCCATTGCCCCAGCGCCTGCAGCGCGGCGCGCGCGTACTTGCCGGCCGGCACGCTGCTGGTCTGCCCGACCGCCAGGCGGCCCTGCGCGCCAAGCGCCACGGCGAGCGCACCGCGCTTGCGCAGATCCACCTTGATCGTGCTGGACGCGGGCGCCACCAGCACCAGCGTGTTGCCGAGCAGGTTGCGGCGCTGCGCCGGATCGACCAGCTGGCGCTGCTGCAGATAGTCCATCCACTCCAGGTCGGCGGAGAAGAACACGTCCGCCGGCGCGCCCTGTTCCACCTGCCGCGCCAGCGCCGAACTGGCCGCGTACGACACCTGCACGGGCGTGCCGCTGGACCGCTGGTAGGCGGCTGCGGCTTCGTCCAGCGATTCCTTCAGGCTGGCGGCGGCGAACACGGTCAGCGGCGCGGAGGCCGGTTGCGCCCAGGCCGCCGGCGCGGACACGCCGATGGCGAGCGAGAACAGGCACAGCAGGCGGCGTAGCAGTCGGGACATGGCGAGGCTCCTGGAAAAATCAGGGGGTGACGACGGCGATCGACTGTACCTGCCGCACCCAGCGCGCGGGCCGTTGATCCTGCGGCACGATCAGGCGCAGCGGGCCGTCCTCGGCAGCGAGCGGCTTGTCGTCGCAACGATCGACCAGCAGCACGCGGCGCGCGCCCAGCGTCGGGTCCAGTTCGGCCAGGGTGAACACGGCGGCGTAGCCGTCGCGCGCGGCGACTTCGACCCGCCGCTGCAGCTGGGCGCCGCGCAGCGGCTCGGTGGGCATGGCGTGCTGTGCCTGCAGCACGGCGCGTAGCGCCACGCCTTCGCAGTCCAGCGGCTGGCCATGCGCCTGGGCGCTGACCCGCTCGCGCGGCAAGGTGCCCAGCGCGGCGTCATCGAGTGCGATCCGCAGCACGCCGCTGGCCGCTACGGTAGCGGCAACGTCGGCGTGCGCGGGGCGGTCATGCGCGGCCTGCGCCTGCACAGCGGCCAGCGCCAGGCCAAGAACGGCGAAAAGGCGGGATCGGGACATGCCCGCATCCTACCGCCTTCACCGCGGTGCGGCGTGCAGGTCGTCGATGCGGCCGGCCTGGATGTTGGCGCGCACCGACGGCTGCATCAGCCGCGGCGGTGCCAGCGTCGCATCGCGCGCCTGGCGCAGCGCGACGAACGCGGCTTCGTCCACGCCGTCGCGCACGTGGATGTTGTCGCGGCGCTGCGCGCCGATGCTGGTTTCGCAGGCCACCGCGCGGCCGCCGGCGCCGTAGTCGTGGCAGACGAACACACGGGTGGCGGCGGGCAGCGCGTACAGCGTCTGGATCGAGCGGAACAGCGTCGCCGCGTCGCCGCCCGGGAAATCGCAACGCGCGGTGCCGCTGTCGGGCATGAACAGCGAATCGCCCGGAAACAGCGCATCGCCGATCAGGTAGGCGACGCTGTCGTCGGTATGCCCGGGCACCGCGATCACCCGCGCCTGCAACTGGCCGATCGCGAAGCGCTCGCCGTCGGCGAACAGGTGGTCGAAGCCGCAGCGCGCGTCGTCGTCTTCCGCGGCCAGGCCGAACTGCGGCGCGAAGCGCGCACGCACCTGGCGGATGCCGGCGCCGATCGCCAGCGTCGCCAGCGGCCAGCGCCGCTTGAACCATTGCGCGGCGGAGACATGGTCGGCGTGGGCATGGGTTTCCAGGATCCAGCGCAGCTGCAGGCCGCGCGCGGACAGCAGCTCGGCCAGGCCCTGCGCCGGCGCATCGGCCACCGCCGCGGTCTGCGGCTCGAAGTCGAACACCGGGTCGATCACCGCGGCGTCGCGGCCGTCCTCGACCACGTAGCTCCAGGTGCCGGAAGCGGCGTGGTGGAACGGGTGGACGTGCGGGACGTGGCTCATGGCGTGACCTTGGCGGGGAGGGAAGCGCCGGCGCCGCAGTAGATGGCGTGCAAGGTATCGAGGATGCGCTGCGCCGGGCCCGGGGCCAGCGAATAGTAGATGGTCTGTCCGTCGCGGCGGGTCTGCACCAGGCCGTCCTCGCGCAGCAGCGCCAGGTGCTGCGACAGCGCCGACTGGCTCAGGTCCACGCGCGCGTTGAGCTCGCCCACCGACTGTTCGTGATCGACCAGCAGGCACAGCAGCAGCAGCCGCTTTTCGTTGCCCAGCGCCTTCAGCAGGCGCGCGGCCTCGGTCGCGTGCGCCTGCATGGCCTCCGCATCCAGCGTGGGCGTCGCGCGCCGCGCCATCGCGATCAGAACGCGACCGGCAGGCCGGCGGCGGTCCAGCCCAGGAAGCCGCCGTGCAGCGAGCGCACCGCGCTGTAGCCCATCTGCTGCAGGCTCAGCGCCGCCAGCGTGGACCGGCCGCCGCTGGCGCAGTACAGCAGGATCGGGTGGTCGCGGCGGGCCAGGGCCGGGTCGCTGTCCAGGTGGAACTCGAGGATGCCGCGCGGGATGTTGATCGCGTTGGGCAGGTGGCCGACGGCGAACTCGCCGGGTTCGCGCACGTCGATGATCCATTCGCCCGGCAGCGGCCTGGCCGCGGCATCGGTGTCGATTTCGTGGATCTGCGGGCGCGCCCGGTCGACCAGGGCTTGTGCGGAGGAGTGGGGCATGGGGGGCTCCGGTGGATGAATGGCGCCAATCATATCAGTTGACTCTAATATAAGAAAATTCTAATTTATCTCGCAGCCAGCGATCGGTCGCCGGCCGCGACCGCTCCGGTCGCATCCTCGTCCTGGAGTCTCCGCGTGAAGCCGTTTGCCGTCCCACTCGTCCTGGCCGCGTGCCTGTCGCTCGCCGCCTGCGGGCACGAATCCCCCGCCGCGTCCGCGCCGCCGCTGCCCGCCCTGCGGACCGACGTGGTGGCCTATGCGCCAGCCCCGTCGCGTGCCTGGGATGGGGTGGTCGCCGCGGTGGAGCACGCCGACCTGACGGCGCAGACCGCCGGGCGGGTGCGCGACGTGGCGGTGGACGTCGGCGATCGCGTCGCCGCTGGCCAGGTATTGCTGCGGCTCAGCGCGGTGGAGCAGCGCGCCGGCGTGGACGGCGCCCAGGCGCAGTTGCGCGCCGCCGCGGCCAGTGCCGACGAGGCCGAGGCCAGCTACCGCCGCTACGCCGCGCTGGCCGCGGCGCAGTACGTGTCACGGGCGCAGCTGGAGCAAGCCCGCGCCACCCGCGATGCGGCGCTCGCGGCGCGCCAGTCCGCCGCGGCGCAGTTGGCGCAGGCGCGGCAGCCGGCCGATTACACGGTGATCCGGGCACCGTTCGCCGGCGTGGTCAGCGCGCGCCGGGTGCAGCCGGGCGAAGCCGTGGCCGCCGGCCAGGCGTTGCTGGCGCTGTACGCGCCCGGCGCGCAACGCATCGAGGTGCAGGTGCCGCAGTCCGATGCCGCGGCGATCCGCGCAGTGCCGCGCGCGCAGGTGCGGCTGGACGACGGCCGCACGCTGGCGGTGGCGCAGGTGGTGGTGTTCCCGACCGCCGATCCGGACAGCCACAGCGTGACCGTGCGCGTACCGTTGCCGGTGCTGACCCCGGCACCTGCGCCGGGGACCACCGCCAAGGTCGCCTTCGCCGCGCCCGCCGACACCGACGTGGATGCCGGTGCCGGTGCCGACGCGGCCGCGGTGTGGATGCCGCGTGCGGCGCTGCTGCAGCGTGGCGAACTGAGCGCGGCCTATGTGCTTGCCGGCGACCGCCTGCAGTTGCGGCAATTGCGCGTCGGCCGGCAGGAGCCGCAGCGGGTCGAGGTGCTGAGCGGGCTGAAGGCCGGCGAGCGCGTGGCGCGCGATCCGGTCGCCGCCGGGCAGGCGCTGGCCGCGCAGCGGCGCGCGCTGGCGGAGCGCTGAGATGGCCGCGCGTCTTGGCGTGTCCGGCCGCCTGGCGGCGCTGTTCCAGGCTAATCCTCTGACCCCGTTGCTGGCCTTGCTCGGGCTGCTGCTGGGCCTGGCCGCGGTGGCGATCACGCCGCGCGAGGAAGAGCCGCAGATCGACGTGACCATGGCCAACGTGTCGGTGGCCTTCGCCGGCGCCGATGCGCGCGAGGTGGAGCAACTGCTGAGCACGCCGCTGGAACAGAAGCTGGACGAGATCGAGGGGGTCAAGCACGTGTATTCGGTCAGCCGCCCGGGGCTGGCGCTGCTGACCGTCGAATTCCAGGTCGGGGTGCCGCGGCAGGCGGCGCTGGTGCGGCTGTACAACCAGGTCTACTCCAACCTGGACGCATTGCCGCCCGGCGCGGGCGCGCCATTGGTCAAGCCCAAGGGCATCGACGATGTGCCGGTGATGGCGGTGACCCTGTGGAGCGACGACCCGCAGCGCAGCGCGCTGGACCTGGGCGCGGTCGCGCACACCCTGGAAACCGAGCTCAAGCGCATCCCCGGCACGCGCGACATCTACAGCATCGGCGCGCCGCAACGGGTGTTGACGCTGACCCTGGATCCGGCGCGGCTGGCGGCCTACGGCTTGACCGTGTCCGACCTGAGCCAAGCGCTGCAGGCGGCCAATGCGGTGCGCCAGCTCGGCGAGCGGATCGGCAGCGACCGCGCGGTGCCGGTCGTGGCCGGGACCTTCCTGGCCGATGCCGACACCGTGGCGGCGCTGGTGATCGGCATGCACGACGGCCAGCCGCTGCGGCTGCGCGACGTGGCCCAGGTCCGCCCCGGCGCCGACCTGCCGTCCAGCTACGTGTGGTACGGCGCGCCGGCGGCGCGCGGCGGTCCGGCGCAGGGCCGCGCGCCGGCGGTGACCCTCGCCATCGCCAAGCAACCCGGCCGCGACGCCGCCGCGATCACCCGCGCCGTCGCCACGCGCCTGCAGCAACTGCAAGGGCAGACCATTCCGCACGGCGTGCATGCCGCGATCACCCGCGACTACGGCGCCAGCGCCGACGCCAAGGCCGCCAAGTTGATCCACAAACTGGTGTTCGCGACCGGCTCGGTGGTGCTGCTGGTGCTGTTCGCGCTGGGCTG
This window contains:
- a CDS encoding efflux RND transporter periplasmic adaptor subunit, which gives rise to MKPFAVPLVLAACLSLAACGHESPAASAPPLPALRTDVVAYAPAPSRAWDGVVAAVEHADLTAQTAGRVRDVAVDVGDRVAAGQVLLRLSAVEQRAGVDGAQAQLRAAAASADEAEASYRRYAALAAAQYVSRAQLEQARATRDAALAARQSAAAQLAQARQPADYTVIRAPFAGVVSARRVQPGEAVAAGQALLALYAPGAQRIEVQVPQSDAAAIRAVPRAQVRLDDGRTLAVAQVVVFPTADPDSHSVTVRVPLPVLTPAPAPGTTAKVAFAAPADTDVDAGAGADAAAVWMPRAALLQRGELSAAYVLAGDRLQLRQLRVGRQEPQRVEVLSGLKAGERVARDPVAAGQALAAQRRALAER
- a CDS encoding ArsR/SmtB family transcription factor; this encodes MARRATPTLDAEAMQAHATEAARLLKALGNEKRLLLLCLLVDHEQSVGELNARVDLSQSALSQHLALLREDGLVQTRRDGQTIYYSLAPGPAQRILDTLHAIYCGAGASLPAKVTP
- the modB gene encoding molybdate ABC transporter permease subunit, giving the protein MFAFTPQELTAIALSVKVALVAALGSLPFGVACGWLLARRRFPGKSLLDALLHLPLVMPPIVTGYALLIVLGTRGPVGAWLLEHLGVQVAFRWTGAALASAVMGFPLMVRAIRLSLESTDRRLEAAAATLGAAPWRVFFTITLPLAWPGLVAGTALAFAKALGEFGATITFVSNIPGETQTLSSAIYSLLQVPGGEAGIWRLAAVALAISLAALLLSEWLVRRQRAPEADA
- the modA gene encoding molybdate ABC transporter substrate-binding protein, with translation MSRLLRRLLCLFSLAIGVSAPAAWAQPASAPLTVFAAASLKESLDEAAAAYQRSSGTPVQVSYAASSALARQVEQGAPADVFFSADLEWMDYLQQRQLVDPAQRRNLLGNTLVLVAPASSTIKVDLRKRGALAVALGAQGRLAVGQTSSVPAGKYARAALQALGQWDGVQARLAESESVRSALMLVARGETPLGIVYGSDAKAEPKVRVVAVFPADSHAPIVYPVATLRASKQPAAADFVRWLGTPPAQAIFQRRGFSLVH
- a CDS encoding MBL fold metallo-hydrolase; translated protein: MSHVPHVHPFHHAASGTWSYVVEDGRDAAVIDPVFDFEPQTAAVADAPAQGLAELLSARGLQLRWILETHAHADHVSAAQWFKRRWPLATLAIGAGIRQVRARFAPQFGLAAEDDDARCGFDHLFADGERFAIGQLQARVIAVPGHTDDSVAYLIGDALFPGDSLFMPDSGTARCDFPGGDAATLFRSIQTLYALPAATRVFVCHDYGAGGRAVACETSIGAQRRDNIHVRDGVDEAAFVALRQARDATLAPPRLMQPSVRANIQAGRIDDLHAAPR
- a CDS encoding rhodanese-like domain-containing protein codes for the protein MPHSSAQALVDRARPQIHEIDTDAAARPLPGEWIIDVREPGEFAVGHLPNAINIPRGILEFHLDSDPALARRDHPILLYCASGGRSTLAALSLQQMGYSAVRSLHGGFLGWTAAGLPVAF